A genomic segment from Thermotoga neapolitana DSM 4359 encodes:
- a CDS encoding sensor histidine kinase produces MNEKKAFRKTHLTWTLIFTLSIVFVVAVVAGAVFMVEKNRITRQFDGDLVRTAEFIEKRLSAPGMMGMLRMMKGMPPLFVPRGEAFQLLLSSGEVFLEVGEQLDTPEMPVKEGFSTEGNYRVFTKKIDLGDTTIFLRVGKDISDLMERSRRLLSMYLLLIVFTAGGAWIFGYFISKLALLPVKNAYDSLKRFSMDASHELKTPLSVLKTSLDVLKYQDVPEEVKNKLSIMEKNVEKMRKQVEQLLLLVKSGEMFKDTVKERINLKVFLEELVEAFAPKAEAKNLKLKIECPDDLFVETEKDVLRVVLENLIDNAIKFTEKGEVIVGAVSDGRVTIYVKDTGPGIPKKEQKKIFERFYRISRNTEGSGLGLSIVKELVARLKAKIVLESEEGKGSTFKIIF; encoded by the coding sequence ATGAATGAGAAGAAAGCTTTCAGAAAAACTCACCTTACATGGACTCTCATCTTCACGCTTTCCATCGTCTTTGTTGTTGCGGTGGTTGCGGGGGCTGTTTTCATGGTTGAAAAGAACAGAATCACCAGACAGTTCGATGGTGATCTTGTGAGAACCGCTGAGTTCATCGAAAAAAGACTCAGCGCTCCAGGCATGATGGGAATGCTTCGGATGATGAAAGGAATGCCTCCCCTTTTTGTCCCACGAGGTGAGGCCTTTCAACTTCTTCTCTCATCAGGTGAGGTGTTTCTGGAAGTTGGAGAACAACTCGACACTCCTGAAATGCCTGTAAAGGAGGGATTTTCCACAGAGGGAAACTACAGGGTGTTTACAAAGAAGATCGATCTGGGAGACACCACCATATTTCTGAGGGTGGGAAAAGACATATCGGATCTTATGGAGCGTAGCAGAAGGCTTCTGTCTATGTACCTTCTTTTGATCGTTTTCACGGCGGGTGGCGCCTGGATATTCGGGTATTTCATTTCGAAACTGGCACTTCTTCCTGTGAAAAATGCCTACGATAGTTTGAAAAGGTTTTCGATGGACGCCTCTCACGAGTTGAAAACACCACTTTCCGTTTTGAAGACCAGCCTCGATGTGTTGAAGTACCAAGATGTGCCTGAAGAGGTGAAGAATAAGCTTTCGATCATGGAAAAGAACGTGGAGAAGATGAGAAAACAGGTTGAACAACTCCTTCTTCTTGTGAAAAGTGGTGAGATGTTCAAAGACACTGTGAAGGAAAGAATAAACCTGAAGGTGTTTCTGGAAGAACTGGTAGAAGCGTTTGCACCGAAGGCAGAAGCAAAGAATTTGAAACTCAAGATCGAGTGTCCGGATGATCTTTTTGTGGAGACGGAAAAGGACGTCCTGAGGGTTGTGCTGGAAAACCTGATAGACAACGCCATAAAGTTCACAGAAAAAGGGGAGGTAATCGTTGGTGCCGTTAGTGACGGTAGAGTAACGATATACGTGAAGGACACAGGACCTGGAATTCCGAAGAAGGAGCAGAAAAAAATCTTTGAGAGGTTCTACAGGATCTCTCGAAACACGGAAGGATCGGGCCTTGGCCTTTCTATAGTGAAGGAACTCGTCGCAAGGTTGAAGGCAAAGATAGTTCTGGAGAGCGAGGAAGGAAAGGGTAGTACTTTCAAGATCATTTTTTGA
- a CDS encoding diacylglycerol kinase family protein yields the protein MRRDSNNILKSFRNAFEGIESALRLERNLKIHFFIGIAVAVFSLFLPLSEKDLLWVYFAIFSVIGAELLNTVIEKFLDLFFEDYSESVKLVKDIAAGFVLWYSLFSVVVGILILGRALFSWSPSFAKFFVSGVLIFFPLFSVFVRRYRNVGKNDKSSGGR from the coding sequence TTGCGGCGGGATTCGAATAATATCCTGAAGTCCTTCAGAAATGCCTTCGAAGGTATAGAAAGTGCCTTAAGACTTGAGAGGAATCTCAAGATACATTTCTTCATAGGAATCGCTGTGGCCGTTTTTTCTCTTTTTTTGCCCTTGAGTGAGAAAGACCTGCTGTGGGTGTATTTTGCTATCTTTTCGGTCATAGGTGCAGAACTTCTGAACACGGTTATCGAGAAGTTTCTCGATCTGTTCTTCGAGGACTACAGTGAATCTGTGAAACTGGTGAAGGATATAGCGGCCGGATTCGTTCTCTGGTACTCTCTGTTTTCCGTGGTCGTGGGAATTTTGATACTGGGAAGGGCTCTTTTTTCGTGGTCTCCATCCTTTGCTAAGTTCTTTGTCTCTGGAGTTCTGATATTCTTCCCATTATTCTCCGTTTTTGTGAGGAGGTATAGGAATGTCGGAAAAAACGATAAGAGTTCTGGTGGTAGATGA
- a CDS encoding glutamate synthase-related protein encodes MAKRKVPAEFVVERDDYKCIRCLACVRVCSYGANYYDENANRVYTENYKCVGCHFCEAICPTEAITVRRNNFDIRPLAHWTPEHLIGIMKQADTGGVLLTSMGNDRPYFSYFDRIVLNASQVTNPSIDPLREPMEIRTYIGRKEAKLEIEEDGEGNVALKTEIAPQLKLEVPVMFTAMSYGSISLNALLSLARAARTIGTFFNTGEGGLPKELREFKDNMIVQVASGRFGVSADYLNAGSAVEIKIGQGAKPGIGGHLPGEKVTEPISETRMIPVGTDALSPAPHHDIYSIEDLRQLIYAIKEATRYEKPVGVKIAAVHNVAPIAAGMVRAGADYIVIDGIRGGTGAAPKVTRDHVGIPIEFAIAVVDQRLREEGIRHMASIVVAGGIRNSADVIKAIALGADAVYIGTAALVALGCHLCQTCYLGKCNWGIATQDPKLTKRLNPEIGARRAANLLRAWAHEIKEILGGMGINAIESLRGNREALRGVGLHEYELKLLGIKPAGEAW; translated from the coding sequence ATGGCTAAGAGAAAAGTCCCAGCGGAATTTGTTGTGGAACGCGATGATTACAAGTGCATAAGATGCCTTGCCTGTGTCAGAGTGTGCTCCTATGGGGCAAACTACTACGATGAGAACGCCAACAGGGTCTACACGGAAAATTACAAGTGTGTTGGATGTCACTTCTGTGAAGCCATATGCCCGACAGAGGCCATAACGGTTCGAAGGAACAATTTCGACATCAGGCCTCTTGCGCACTGGACGCCAGAACACCTGATCGGGATCATGAAACAGGCAGACACCGGCGGGGTTCTGCTCACCAGTATGGGAAACGACAGACCGTACTTCAGTTACTTCGATAGGATCGTTCTAAACGCAAGTCAGGTGACGAATCCATCGATAGATCCTCTCAGAGAGCCAATGGAGATCAGAACCTACATAGGAAGAAAAGAGGCAAAACTGGAGATAGAAGAAGACGGAGAAGGAAACGTGGCCCTCAAAACAGAGATAGCTCCCCAGTTGAAACTGGAAGTTCCCGTCATGTTCACCGCTATGTCCTACGGTTCGATCAGTTTGAACGCCCTTCTGTCTCTGGCGAGGGCAGCAAGAACGATTGGAACCTTCTTCAACACAGGTGAAGGTGGCCTTCCGAAGGAACTCAGAGAGTTCAAAGACAACATGATAGTTCAGGTTGCCTCCGGTCGTTTCGGTGTGAGTGCAGATTATCTGAACGCAGGTTCAGCCGTCGAGATAAAAATAGGACAGGGTGCAAAACCGGGAATCGGAGGACACCTTCCCGGTGAGAAGGTCACAGAACCCATCTCGGAGACCAGAATGATACCCGTTGGGACCGATGCCTTATCTCCTGCCCCACACCACGATATCTACTCCATAGAAGACCTCAGACAGCTCATCTATGCCATAAAAGAAGCCACAAGGTACGAAAAACCTGTCGGCGTCAAGATCGCGGCGGTGCACAACGTGGCCCCCATAGCGGCCGGTATGGTCAGGGCGGGAGCAGACTACATCGTGATAGACGGTATCAGGGGAGGAACGGGTGCCGCCCCCAAGGTGACGAGGGATCATGTGGGAATCCCCATAGAGTTTGCCATCGCCGTGGTCGATCAGAGACTCAGAGAAGAGGGAATAAGACACATGGCATCGATCGTTGTGGCAGGAGGTATCAGAAACAGTGCGGATGTTATCAAAGCAATCGCGCTTGGAGCGGATGCAGTTTACATAGGAACAGCGGCACTGGTTGCCCTCGGCTGTCATCTCTGCCAGACGTGTTACCTTGGAAAGTGTAACTGGGGTATAGCCACTCAGGATCCGAAACTCACAAAAAGGCTCAACCCGGAGATAGGAGCAAGGAGGGCGGCAAACCTTCTGAGGGCCTGGGCACACGAAATAAAAGAAATCCTGGGTGGAATGGGAATCAACGCCATAGAATCCCTCAGGGGCAACAGAGAGGCACTCAGGGGAGTTGGACTGCACGAGTACGAACTGAAACTCCTTGGAATCAAACCCGCGGGAGAGGCGTGGTGA
- a CDS encoding 2-oxoacid:ferredoxin oxidoreductase subunit beta, producing the protein MKTNRLISYLRPGRWPSVWCPGCGNGIVLRAFLEAVDALSLPKEKVAVVSGIGCSSRATGYLDFNTLHTLHGRAIAFATGVKLAKPDFEVVVMGGDGDIVSIGGNHFIHACRRNIDITVIVFNNMIYGMTGGQVSSTTPIYHQTSTTPMGSFVEPLDVVELALSAGATFVARSTVYHYDHLVEILKRALRHRGISVVDVLTNCHTYFGRYNGMPEPYQMMEYFKNNTCFLERPQEGKIKIGVFRDEEKEDFLTVYRRLTRREGAME; encoded by the coding sequence GTGAAAACCAATAGGCTCATTTCCTATTTGAGACCCGGCAGATGGCCCAGTGTCTGGTGCCCGGGTTGTGGAAACGGGATCGTTCTGAGAGCCTTCCTCGAAGCGGTTGACGCCCTTTCTCTTCCAAAAGAAAAAGTTGCCGTTGTCTCAGGGATCGGTTGTTCCTCCAGGGCAACAGGGTATCTTGATTTCAACACATTGCACACCCTCCACGGAAGGGCGATTGCATTCGCAACCGGTGTGAAACTGGCAAAACCGGATTTCGAAGTGGTGGTCATGGGGGGAGACGGAGACATCGTATCCATAGGAGGGAACCATTTCATACACGCCTGCAGAAGAAACATAGATATAACCGTCATCGTCTTCAACAATATGATCTACGGTATGACGGGAGGTCAGGTCTCCTCCACCACTCCCATCTATCACCAGACTTCCACCACACCAATGGGATCGTTTGTGGAACCACTCGATGTGGTTGAACTGGCCCTTTCAGCCGGAGCCACTTTCGTTGCAAGAAGCACCGTGTACCATTATGATCACCTCGTCGAGATCCTGAAAAGAGCCCTCAGGCACAGAGGAATATCCGTGGTCGATGTTCTGACGAACTGTCACACTTATTTTGGAAGGTACAACGGAATGCCAGAACCCTACCAGATGATGGAATACTTCAAGAACAACACCTGTTTCCTCGAGCGACCTCAGGAGGGTAAAATAAAGATAGGAGTCTTCCGGGACGAGGAAAAAGAGGATTTCCTGACGGTTTACAGGCGGTTGACAAGGCGAGAGGGTGCGATGGAATGA
- a CDS encoding ammonium transporter yields the protein MRRKFLFLMLAFVLLSLGFAQDGSVDVGWSLDMVWLLVSAALVFFMQAGFAMVESGFTRAKNTVNIVMKNLMDFSIGSVVYFLFGYWIMFGTHPLTFDPSMKEGLWEFAMWMFQMAFAGTAATIVSGAMAERTKFSAYLAYTGFITGIIYSVVGRWIWGGGWLAQRGFIDFAGSTVVHSVGGWAAMIGAALLGPRFGKYDSQGNPRPIPGHNIPLAALGTFILWFGWFGFNGGSTLAGTNGAIGMIILNTNLAAAAGALAAMITVWMRYGKPDASMTMNGALAGLVAITAPCAVVSPVSSLIIGAIGGVIVVFAVEFFDKVLKIDDPVGAISVHGVNGAWGTLAVGLFAESKYALASGMGDVQGLFFGGGVHQLGVQFLGVISVFAWTVATSFLVFWFIKKTIGLRVDRDTELKGLDIDEHGMEGYADFEIFTTR from the coding sequence ATGCGGAGGAAGTTTCTCTTTTTGATGCTCGCCTTTGTTCTGCTCTCCCTTGGTTTCGCTCAGGACGGCAGTGTGGATGTTGGTTGGTCTCTGGACATGGTCTGGCTTCTTGTCTCTGCAGCACTGGTCTTTTTCATGCAGGCAGGTTTCGCCATGGTAGAGTCAGGTTTCACTCGTGCAAAGAACACGGTGAACATCGTCATGAAGAACCTCATGGATTTTTCGATCGGGTCTGTGGTTTACTTTTTGTTTGGTTACTGGATCATGTTCGGCACACATCCTCTCACCTTTGACCCTTCCATGAAAGAGGGTTTGTGGGAATTTGCCATGTGGATGTTTCAGATGGCCTTCGCTGGAACGGCAGCAACGATCGTGTCAGGAGCGATGGCGGAGCGCACCAAATTTTCCGCATACCTTGCCTACACGGGTTTCATAACGGGTATCATCTACTCGGTCGTTGGAAGGTGGATATGGGGTGGTGGATGGCTTGCCCAGAGAGGCTTCATCGATTTTGCGGGTTCTACCGTTGTTCACTCTGTCGGTGGCTGGGCTGCCATGATAGGTGCTGCCCTTCTTGGCCCCAGGTTTGGAAAATACGACAGTCAGGGAAATCCCAGGCCCATTCCTGGTCACAACATTCCCCTTGCGGCACTCGGAACCTTCATCCTCTGGTTTGGATGGTTCGGGTTCAATGGAGGAAGTACCCTTGCCGGAACGAACGGTGCAATAGGGATGATCATACTGAACACCAACCTCGCTGCTGCTGCCGGTGCGCTCGCCGCGATGATCACCGTGTGGATGAGATATGGAAAGCCAGATGCGAGTATGACGATGAACGGTGCTCTGGCTGGTCTTGTCGCCATCACCGCACCGTGTGCTGTGGTGTCTCCCGTGAGTTCACTGATCATAGGAGCGATCGGAGGTGTGATAGTTGTCTTCGCCGTTGAATTCTTCGACAAGGTTTTGAAGATCGACGATCCCGTTGGTGCCATATCCGTTCACGGTGTCAACGGTGCATGGGGAACGCTCGCCGTGGGGCTTTTTGCGGAGAGTAAGTATGCTCTCGCAAGTGGGATGGGGGATGTGCAAGGTCTCTTCTTCGGAGGAGGAGTACACCAACTTGGAGTGCAGTTTCTGGGAGTTATCAGTGTGTTCGCCTGGACTGTTGCGACCAGTTTCCTTGTGTTCTGGTTCATCAAGAAGACCATCGGTTTGAGGGTGGACAGAGACACAGAACTGAAGGGGCTGGACATAGACGAACACGGTATGGAAGGGTACGCTGACTTTGAAATCTTCACCACAAGATAA
- a CDS encoding deoxycytidylate deaminase encodes MKGRLEEYLNNLKVEKKPDDRESWDSYFMRIARMVSERSTCFHRKVGAVIVKDHRILATGYNQPPSKFPHCNEVGCIRDDLGINSGEHQEICYALHAEQNALMQAAKFGIAVNGATIYVTHKPCSICARLLVNAGIKRVVYEKDYPDPLTDFFFKFTGVESVRFEGDQR; translated from the coding sequence GTGAAAGGCAGACTGGAAGAGTACCTGAACAACCTGAAAGTGGAGAAAAAGCCCGACGATAGAGAGTCCTGGGACTCTTACTTCATGAGAATCGCCAGGATGGTCAGCGAAAGATCCACATGCTTCCACAGAAAAGTGGGAGCTGTGATTGTGAAAGACCATCGAATCCTCGCCACAGGATACAACCAGCCTCCCTCAAAATTTCCTCACTGCAACGAAGTGGGATGTATTCGTGATGATCTTGGAATAAATTCCGGAGAGCACCAGGAGATATGCTACGCACTCCATGCAGAGCAAAACGCCCTCATGCAGGCTGCAAAGTTCGGAATTGCTGTGAACGGTGCCACCATCTACGTAACGCACAAGCCATGTTCCATCTGCGCAAGACTTCTAGTGAACGCTGGAATAAAGCGTGTAGTCTATGAGAAAGACTACCCGGACCCTTTGACGGATTTCTTCTTCAAATTCACGGGTGTGGAAAGTGTTCGCTTCGAAGGTGATCAGAGGTGA
- a CDS encoding P-II family nitrogen regulator — protein sequence MKLIIAVIQPHKLPDVKKALFDAQVYKMTVMNVLGCGQQKGYTETYRGEIEEVNLLKKVMLLIAVNEGFVEPTIEAIQKGARTGNIGDGKIFVLDLLDCIRIRTGERGREAIG from the coding sequence ATGAAACTGATCATAGCCGTTATACAGCCCCACAAGTTACCGGATGTGAAAAAGGCACTCTTCGACGCTCAGGTCTACAAGATGACCGTGATGAACGTTCTTGGATGCGGGCAGCAAAAGGGCTACACAGAGACATACAGAGGTGAAATAGAAGAAGTGAACCTTCTCAAGAAAGTGATGCTTCTCATAGCGGTCAACGAAGGTTTTGTTGAACCAACCATTGAGGCGATTCAAAAGGGAGCAAGAACGGGAAACATAGGAGACGGGAAGATTTTCGTTCTGGACCTTCTGGACTGTATCAGAATCAGAACGGGGGAGAGAGGACGGGAGGCCATAGGGTAA
- a CDS encoding response regulator transcription factor, protein MRVLLVEDEKDLADLIAEALKKEMFTVDVCYDGEEGMYMALNEDFDVVILDVLLPVHDGWEILKAMREKGINTPVLMLTALSDVEYRVKGLNMGADDYLPKPFDLRELIARVKALIRRKAENKNVKLVCGDLILDTATRKVFRGGKEIDLTKKEYQILEYLMMNKNRVVTKEELQEHLWSFDDTVFSDTLRSHIKNLRKKIDRGFKKKIIHTVRGIGYVVRDE, encoded by the coding sequence ATGAGAGTTCTCCTTGTGGAAGACGAAAAGGATCTTGCAGATCTGATCGCCGAGGCTCTGAAAAAAGAGATGTTCACCGTTGATGTCTGCTACGACGGTGAAGAGGGAATGTACATGGCTCTAAACGAAGACTTCGATGTGGTGATTCTGGATGTGTTGCTTCCCGTTCACGATGGCTGGGAGATCCTGAAGGCTATGAGGGAAAAGGGTATAAACACTCCCGTTCTGATGCTCACAGCCCTTTCGGATGTGGAGTACCGGGTGAAAGGCCTCAACATGGGAGCCGACGATTATCTTCCAAAGCCCTTCGATCTCAGAGAACTCATTGCCCGGGTGAAGGCTTTGATCAGAAGGAAGGCAGAGAACAAAAATGTCAAACTGGTCTGTGGAGACCTAATTCTGGATACGGCTACCAGGAAGGTCTTCAGAGGAGGAAAAGAGATCGATCTTACGAAAAAAGAGTACCAGATACTGGAGTACCTCATGATGAACAAAAACAGGGTGGTTACAAAGGAGGAACTGCAGGAGCACCTCTGGAGTTTTGATGACACCGTCTTTTCCGATACGCTCAGAAGTCACATCAAGAACCTGAGAAAAAAGATCGACAGGGGCTTCAAAAAGAAGATAATCCACACTGTGAGGGGAATTGGTTATGTTGTCCGTGATGAATGA
- a CDS encoding thymidine kinase, with product MSGKLTVITGPMYSGKTTELLSFVEIYRLGRKKVAVFKPKIDNRYHSTKIVSHSGDGVEAFTVERPEEMWKYIDEETRGVFVDEVQFFSRDLFDVVRELLNRGIDVFCAGLDLTHKQNPFETTAMLLSLADTVIKKKAVCQRCGEYSATLTLKIAGGEEEIDVGGQEKYIAVCRDCYNALKK from the coding sequence GTGTCCGGAAAACTCACCGTGATCACAGGGCCAATGTACTCTGGAAAAACAACAGAACTTCTCTCTTTTGTGGAAATATACAGGCTGGGAAGAAAAAAGGTTGCGGTTTTCAAACCGAAAATCGACAACAGATATCACTCAACGAAGATCGTATCCCACTCTGGTGATGGTGTAGAAGCGTTCACTGTGGAACGACCTGAGGAGATGTGGAAATACATCGACGAAGAAACAAGGGGAGTGTTCGTAGACGAGGTGCAGTTTTTCAGCCGCGATCTGTTTGACGTGGTGAGGGAACTTCTGAACAGAGGAATAGACGTCTTCTGTGCAGGACTCGATCTCACCCACAAACAAAACCCGTTCGAAACTACAGCCATGCTTTTGAGCCTTGCAGACACCGTGATAAAGAAGAAGGCAGTCTGTCAGAGATGCGGTGAGTACAGCGCCACACTCACACTGAAAATAGCCGGTGGTGAAGAAGAGATCGATGTCGGCGGCCAGGAAAAGTACATAGCAGTCTGCCGGGATTGCTATAACGCCCTCAAAAAATGA
- a CDS encoding class II glutamine amidotransferase, with the protein MNALPYDLPRLIPDRDFKVPSACGVSGIMNTSGKRFSGSTIVETMALMRERGNGLGAGYAAYGIYPELKDFYCFHMLYDSELDKKNAEEYIKSHYEIIESEPIPTRKNPHIKEVHILWRYFLKPKSIPEGFTEEDFVVDTVMFINEKIKGAFVMSSGKNMGVFKGVGFPEDIADFYRIDEYKGYIWTAHNRFPTNTVGWWGGAHPFGILDWTVVHNGEISSYGINRRFLEAYGYKCTLMTDTEVVAYLVDLFMRRFGYSPKITAKILAAPLWKDIDLMPEEERKLYTALRMNYGGALLNGPFAIIVANSNMMMGLNDRIKLRPLVAATKDDFLYIASEESAIRVVCPEPDEVWAPKAGEPVVGVLKSTEKVRVALEGENG; encoded by the coding sequence GTGAATGCCTTGCCCTATGACCTCCCTCGTTTGATACCCGACAGGGATTTTAAAGTTCCATCCGCGTGTGGTGTTTCTGGAATAATGAACACATCCGGAAAGAGATTCAGCGGAAGCACAATTGTTGAAACAATGGCTTTGATGCGCGAAAGGGGAAACGGCCTCGGAGCAGGTTACGCCGCCTACGGCATATACCCAGAACTCAAAGATTTTTACTGCTTTCACATGCTCTACGACAGTGAACTGGACAAGAAAAATGCAGAAGAGTACATAAAATCCCACTACGAGATCATCGAAAGCGAACCCATCCCCACCAGAAAGAATCCCCATATCAAGGAAGTCCACATCCTCTGGCGATACTTCCTGAAACCAAAGAGCATACCAGAGGGTTTCACCGAAGAAGACTTTGTCGTCGATACGGTGATGTTCATAAACGAGAAGATCAAGGGTGCCTTTGTTATGTCCAGTGGAAAGAACATGGGAGTCTTTAAAGGTGTGGGCTTCCCTGAGGACATCGCCGACTTTTACAGAATCGATGAGTACAAGGGCTACATCTGGACTGCCCACAACAGGTTCCCCACGAACACCGTTGGATGGTGGGGTGGAGCGCATCCCTTCGGAATCCTCGACTGGACGGTTGTGCACAACGGGGAGATCTCGTCCTACGGTATAAACAGAAGATTTCTGGAAGCGTACGGTTACAAATGTACCCTCATGACGGACACCGAAGTTGTGGCGTATCTTGTGGACCTGTTCATGAGAAGGTTCGGATACAGTCCCAAAATCACTGCAAAAATACTCGCTGCTCCTCTGTGGAAAGACATAGACCTCATGCCAGAAGAAGAGAGAAAACTCTACACTGCCCTGAGGATGAACTACGGTGGAGCCCTTCTCAACGGCCCCTTTGCCATCATTGTTGCAAACAGCAACATGATGATGGGGCTGAACGACAGGATAAAACTCAGACCCCTCGTGGCTGCCACGAAAGATGATTTCCTCTACATTGCCTCCGAAGAATCCGCCATAAGGGTTGTTTGCCCCGAACCAGATGAGGTGTGGGCTCCCAAGGCGGGTGAACCCGTTGTGGGAGTCCTGAAATCCACCGAAAAAGTCCGGGTGGCATTGGAGGGAGAGAATGGCTAA
- a CDS encoding 2-oxoacid:acceptor oxidoreductase family protein: MTEPVSIRIAGISGQGNILAGLILSKALVYEGKWVVQTQSYTAQVRGDVSHCDVLFDDNPIDYPEAEYFDVLCVMHQKAMDELHRSLKVNGVLILDQTLVKNIPDFVKRITRKILFVPATEKSISNFKTPLVSNMIMVGVLAKVCNIVKLESLKRSLRDYVKRPLWEMNLKALEMGYSMFDKQFKVKTERVWKRLAAGFE, from the coding sequence ATGACAGAGCCTGTTTCTATCAGAATAGCGGGAATCAGTGGGCAGGGAAACATCCTCGCTGGTTTGATTCTCTCAAAGGCCCTCGTTTATGAAGGAAAGTGGGTTGTTCAGACGCAGTCCTACACCGCCCAGGTGAGGGGCGATGTGAGTCATTGCGACGTCCTTTTCGACGACAATCCCATAGATTACCCGGAGGCCGAATACTTCGATGTTCTGTGTGTGATGCACCAGAAGGCGATGGACGAACTTCATCGCTCGCTCAAGGTGAACGGGGTACTGATTCTGGATCAAACACTGGTGAAGAACATCCCAGATTTTGTGAAACGAATCACCCGAAAGATACTGTTTGTTCCTGCAACAGAGAAATCCATATCGAATTTCAAAACCCCTCTGGTTTCCAACATGATAATGGTGGGAGTTCTTGCGAAGGTTTGCAACATAGTGAAATTGGAATCTCTGAAAAGATCGTTGAGAGACTATGTGAAAAGACCCCTTTGGGAGATGAATTTGAAAGCCTTGGAGATGGGTTACAGCATGTTTGACAAACAGTTCAAAGTAAAGACAGAGAGGGTGTGGAAAAGACTTGCGGCGGGATTCGAATAA
- a CDS encoding 4Fe-4S dicluster domain-containing protein: MRRILIREEYCMGCKLCEINCVAAQVGTGNLIKIYRYVPELPEPNVIVEEHDYITFALQCRNCDDPSCLKACMTGAMHRDPETGAIKVNQEKCVGCWMCVMACPFGVVRRSTKEKKVASKCDLCIDRGTPACVEGCPNEALVLVEVRG; encoded by the coding sequence GTGAGGAGAATTCTCATCAGAGAAGAGTACTGTATGGGCTGTAAACTCTGTGAGATAAACTGTGTTGCCGCACAGGTGGGAACGGGAAACCTGATAAAGATTTACAGATACGTCCCGGAACTTCCTGAACCAAACGTGATCGTAGAAGAGCACGATTACATTACTTTTGCCCTTCAATGCAGAAACTGTGATGATCCCTCCTGTTTGAAAGCCTGTATGACAGGGGCGATGCACAGAGATCCAGAGACAGGTGCCATAAAAGTGAACCAGGAAAAGTGCGTTGGATGCTGGATGTGTGTCATGGCATGTCCGTTCGGTGTGGTGAGAAGAAGCACAAAAGAAAAGAAAGTGGCTTCCAAATGTGATCTCTGCATCGACAGAGGAACTCCTGCCTGTGTCGAGGGATGCCCGAACGAAGCCCTTGTTCTTGTTGAGGTGAGAGGATGA